The Acidimicrobiales bacterium genome includes a window with the following:
- a CDS encoding DUF167 domain-containing protein → MTADPLRIRVRVKPGARHEGVGGRWGEEDVLVVAVRAPATEGKANAAVVAAVAEALGVRARTVRIVAGAGGRNKVLEIIEPPVHVRAAIADLLAV, encoded by the coding sequence ATGACAGCGGACCCCCTGCGAATCCGGGTTCGCGTGAAGCCGGGCGCGCGCCACGAGGGGGTCGGTGGCCGATGGGGCGAGGAGGACGTCCTCGTGGTCGCGGTTCGTGCACCTGCCACGGAGGGAAAGGCGAACGCCGCCGTGGTGGCAGCGGTGGCGGAGGCTCTCGGTGTGCGGGCCCGGACCGTGAGGATCGTCGCGGGCGCCGGCGGCAGGAACAAGGTCCTCGAGATCATCGAGCCGCCCGTCCACGTTCGCGCTGCCATCGCAGACCTTCTGGCGGTCTGA
- a CDS encoding L,D-transpeptidase family protein encodes MKKLAVVIIITIAVIAGGAALAGGDLLGEPPAAEVPPAPVVPTDPAPAPTPEDPPTPAPAPGDPAAPAPAPEDPAAPAPAPTPDETRDPTPSEPGDALGIGDEGETVRRLQERLAELGYWVGPETDGRFGELTEQAVMAFQKVEGLHRDGIAGAATLAALDTAQRPTAGTESTPGTVVEVDLARQVLFVVRDGSVVEIFNTSTGSGGEWVTRTGRFEVFREVDGTDFGPLGALYRPKYFDGGIAVHGSPEIPGFPASHGCARVHDAVMDHLWDTGALEIHTPVRVY; translated from the coding sequence ATGAAGAAGCTCGCAGTCGTCATCATCATCACGATCGCCGTCATCGCCGGTGGTGCTGCCCTCGCCGGTGGGGATCTCCTCGGGGAGCCGCCGGCCGCCGAGGTCCCACCAGCTCCGGTGGTCCCTACGGACCCCGCGCCCGCCCCCACGCCCGAGGATCCACCGACTCCGGCCCCGGCCCCTGGGGATCCCGCAGCTCCGGCCCCGGCCCCTGAGGATCCCGCAGCTCCGGCCCCGGCGCCCACGCCCGACGAGACCCGTGATCCGACGCCATCGGAGCCAGGAGATGCGCTGGGGATCGGCGACGAGGGCGAGACTGTCCGCCGGCTCCAGGAGCGCCTCGCGGAGCTCGGATACTGGGTGGGTCCTGAGACCGACGGCCGCTTCGGTGAGCTGACCGAACAGGCGGTGATGGCCTTCCAGAAGGTCGAGGGGCTGCACCGCGACGGCATCGCCGGCGCTGCGACCCTGGCCGCGCTCGACACGGCCCAACGGCCGACGGCGGGGACCGAGTCGACGCCGGGCACGGTGGTCGAGGTGGACCTCGCCCGCCAGGTGCTCTTCGTGGTCCGCGATGGCAGTGTCGTGGAGATCTTCAACACCAGCACCGGTTCCGGGGGTGAATGGGTGACACGCACCGGTCGGTTCGAGGTCTTCCGCGAGGTCGACGGGACCGATTTCGGCCCCCTCGGAGCGCTCTACCGGCCCAAGTACTTCGACGGCGGGATCGCCGTCCACGGTTCCCCGGAGATCCCCGGCTTCCCGGCGTCACACGGCTGCGCCCGGGTTCACGACGCCGTGATGGATCACCTGTGGGACACAGGTGCTCTCGAGATCCACACTCCGGTGCGGGTGTACTGA
- a CDS encoding NAD(P)H-hydrate epimerase, giving the protein MSRDRPMYPEVAADALAWVTTDQMRTVDRVMTQDLRIELIQMMENAGRSLARLVRERFSPASVAVYVGSGGNGGGGLVAARHLANAGVDVTVVLAPHRADMRGVPADQLDIVDRMDVPVVDDPVDVDLAIDALVGYSLVGDLRGRVADLVAGTRRASLVVALDGPSGVDTTTGRVGVPAVEADATLTLAMPKAGLRGTTAAGELYLADISVPRSVFVGLGVPADRTPDWSAGSILRVVGD; this is encoded by the coding sequence GTGAGCCGTGACCGTCCCATGTACCCCGAGGTCGCGGCCGACGCGCTCGCCTGGGTCACGACCGATCAGATGCGCACGGTCGATCGCGTGATGACCCAGGACCTCCGCATCGAGTTGATACAGATGATGGAGAACGCCGGGCGCAGCCTTGCACGCCTGGTCAGGGAACGCTTCAGCCCCGCGTCGGTCGCCGTGTACGTCGGCTCCGGCGGCAACGGGGGAGGGGGCCTCGTCGCCGCCCGTCACCTTGCGAATGCCGGTGTGGACGTGACCGTGGTTCTCGCACCGCACCGTGCCGACATGCGGGGGGTCCCGGCGGACCAGCTCGACATCGTCGATCGGATGGACGTGCCCGTCGTCGATGACCCCGTCGACGTCGATCTGGCCATCGATGCGCTCGTCGGGTACAGCCTGGTCGGGGATCTGCGTGGCCGCGTCGCCGACCTCGTCGCCGGGACCCGGCGGGCCTCGCTCGTCGTCGCTCTCGACGGCCCCAGCGGGGTGGACACGACGACGGGTCGGGTCGGTGTGCCGGCGGTCGAGGCGGACGCGACGCTCACCCTGGCGATGCCGAAGGCGGGCCTGAGGGGGACGACGGCCGCTGGGGAGCTGTACCTCGCTGACATCTCGGTTCCCCGCTCGGTGTTCGTCGGGCTCGGGGTGCCGGCCGACCGCACGCCGGACTGGTCCGCGGGTTCGATTCTGCGGGTGGTCGGGGACTGA
- a CDS encoding histidine phosphatase family protein: MQSTTQVLLIRHGETEWSRTHRHTGLTDIGLTETGERQAAALGAKVAAFELAEVWTSPLRRAAQTCHLAGLGDRAVVHDDLVEWDYGEFEGSVTADHRVRDPSWSIWTAPIHEGETLAAVGRRADAVVERLVAVGGSVAVFAHGQFLRILASRWIGAPPDTGRHLVLGPATVSILGIDRGDRVIEGWNEACRLPGDAAGPAA; the protein is encoded by the coding sequence GTGCAGTCCACGACCCAGGTCCTGTTGATCCGCCACGGCGAGACGGAGTGGAGTCGCACCCACCGTCACACCGGGCTCACCGACATCGGTCTGACCGAGACGGGTGAGCGGCAGGCGGCGGCGCTCGGGGCGAAGGTCGCCGCTTTCGAACTCGCCGAGGTCTGGACCAGTCCCCTGCGGCGGGCGGCGCAGACATGTCATCTCGCCGGACTCGGGGACCGGGCTGTCGTCCACGATGACCTCGTCGAGTGGGACTACGGCGAGTTCGAGGGCTCGGTGACCGCCGACCACCGCGTCCGTGATCCGAGCTGGTCGATCTGGACGGCGCCGATCCACGAGGGGGAGACCCTCGCTGCGGTCGGCAGGCGTGCCGACGCCGTCGTCGAGCGGTTGGTCGCCGTCGGCGGTTCGGTCGCGGTGTTCGCGCACGGCCAGTTCCTACGCATCCTCGCGTCGCGCTGGATCGGCGCTCCACCCGACACCGGTCGTCATCTCGTCCTGGGTCCGGCGACGGTGTCGATACTCGGGATAGATCGTGGTGACCGGGTCATCGAGGGTTGGAACGAGGCCTGTCGCCTGCCCGGCGACGCGGCCGGGCCCGCCGCCTGA
- a CDS encoding solute carrier family 26 protein, with protein MTESSPGHAIRNIGRRLLPILTWAPRYRRGDLRSDLAAGLTVGAMLVPQAMAYALLAGLPPEVGLYSATIPVLIYAIFGTSRQLAVGPVAIVSLLTASALGSVVAEGSAGYLEAAAMLAVMVGVLHLVLGAGRLGFLVDFLSHSVLVGFTAAAALIIGFSQVKHVLGISTERRDHFHETVREVIDNIGGTNGTTLAIGAGAVIVLLVAKKVMPLLPGALVVVVASTAIVEVFGLTDRGVSTVGEIPEGLPSFGFPQWDGSLFGTLAAAALVITLVGFMESIAVAKVYARRHGHDVDANAELVALGAANVASGIFGGYPVTGGFSRTAVNDSAGARTPLASVITAGLVLLTLAVLTPLFDSLPNAALGAIIIVAVIGLFDVREMRHIAAVKRSDLIGLSVAFVATLALGIEIGIGVAVVASMLVVFARMSLPHTAVLGRVDGTTTYRNVERFDDAHTYPGISVLRIDAAISFVNAAKIKRLLVGTASEITVEPRVLVLDASGINDLDVTGAEVLREVLDDLDQRGVELHMSDVKGPVRDVLRRSGLWERLGTRIHVSTADAVDAVRGGHDGPRDQRGYAIDERPTAHTAEAAPAP; from the coding sequence ATGACAGAGTCCAGCCCCGGGCACGCGATCCGGAACATCGGTCGGCGTCTCCTCCCGATCCTCACATGGGCGCCCCGGTACCGCCGCGGCGATCTGCGCAGCGATCTCGCCGCCGGACTGACCGTCGGAGCGATGCTCGTCCCGCAGGCGATGGCGTACGCGCTGCTCGCAGGGCTCCCGCCCGAGGTCGGTCTGTACTCGGCGACCATCCCGGTGCTCATCTACGCGATCTTCGGCACGTCACGACAACTCGCCGTCGGTCCGGTCGCCATCGTGTCGCTCCTCACGGCATCAGCGCTGGGATCGGTGGTCGCCGAGGGGAGTGCCGGATACCTCGAGGCGGCGGCGATGCTCGCCGTGATGGTCGGCGTTCTGCACCTCGTGCTCGGCGCCGGTCGCCTCGGCTTCCTCGTGGACTTCCTCTCGCACTCGGTCCTCGTCGGCTTCACGGCGGCAGCGGCCCTCATCATCGGGTTCAGTCAGGTCAAGCACGTTCTCGGCATCTCCACGGAGCGCAGGGACCACTTCCACGAGACGGTCCGGGAGGTCATCGACAACATCGGCGGCACGAACGGGACGACGCTGGCAATCGGAGCCGGTGCGGTGATCGTGCTACTCGTCGCGAAGAAGGTCATGCCCCTGCTACCCGGTGCACTCGTCGTCGTCGTCGCATCCACTGCGATCGTCGAGGTCTTCGGTCTGACGGACCGCGGGGTGAGTACCGTCGGCGAGATCCCCGAAGGTCTGCCGTCGTTCGGGTTCCCCCAATGGGACGGATCGCTGTTCGGCACGCTGGCCGCGGCGGCGCTGGTCATCACCCTCGTCGGGTTCATGGAGTCCATCGCCGTGGCGAAGGTCTACGCCCGGCGCCACGGTCACGACGTCGACGCCAACGCCGAACTGGTGGCGCTGGGCGCCGCCAACGTCGCGTCCGGCATCTTCGGTGGCTATCCCGTGACTGGAGGCTTCTCCCGCACCGCCGTCAACGACAGCGCCGGGGCCCGCACACCACTCGCGTCCGTCATCACCGCCGGGCTCGTCCTGCTGACTCTCGCCGTCCTGACGCCGTTGTTCGACTCGCTGCCCAATGCTGCTCTCGGGGCGATCATCATCGTGGCCGTCATCGGACTCTTCGACGTTCGCGAGATGCGCCATATCGCCGCCGTGAAACGCAGCGATCTCATCGGTCTGTCGGTTGCGTTCGTGGCGACCCTCGCCCTCGGCATCGAGATCGGAATAGGGGTCGCGGTCGTCGCCTCGATGCTCGTCGTGTTCGCACGCATGTCCCTTCCCCACACGGCCGTTCTCGGCAGGGTCGATGGCACGACGACCTATCGCAACGTCGAGCGGTTCGACGACGCGCACACGTACCCGGGCATCAGCGTGTTGCGTATCGACGCCGCCATCTCCTTCGTCAACGCCGCCAAGATCAAGCGCCTCCTCGTCGGGACCGCGTCGGAGATCACGGTCGAGCCCCGGGTGCTCGTCCTCGACGCCTCCGGTATCAACGACCTCGATGTCACCGGCGCAGAAGTGCTGCGCGAAGTGCTCGACGACCTCGATCAGAGGGGCGTCGAACTGCACATGAGTGACGTGAAGGGTCCCGTCCGCGACGTCCTGCGGCGGTCGGGTCTGTGGGAACGGCTGGGTACGCGGATCCACGTGTCGACTGCGGACGCCGTCGACGCCGTCCGGGGTGGCCACGACGGTCCCCGCGACCAGCGCGGCTACGCGATCGACGAGAGGCCCACCGCGCACACGGCCGAAGCCGCGCCGGCCCCCTAG
- a CDS encoding sensor domain-containing diguanylate cyclase yields MRGGKRAEEIGEAIDDARVDLRDLVGPVLLAILVIEASSIVLVDAVSPDVPALAQVAVDLGIVFAVSIPLLWLIVGRAIGRRLARERRVAAEKDEALRAEIETRRDHQRMTRAVEIADDEAGVLDVVARATVEVMGDAPAELLLADSSDAHLRRAMTTGSAVPGCGVRSPRECIAVRHGRPLRFSSSERIDACPRLRGRELGACSAACVPLTVLSKSVGVLHVVGPEHEPPSAADTERLGFLMAQTGNRLGMIRALADSQLQASTDPLTGLVNRRTFDEAATKLAERGRSFAVVMADLDHFKDLNDTYGHSTGDRALRLFASVLRRSVRTEEDVVARHGGEEFVLLLPGSGRAAALEVAERIRTELSAALGDGSLPIFTTSLGVADSTDAASVAGVVAAADEALYAAKTSGRDRVVGYDAEPSRAEPGVSDAAETEIRVDQGGGDPPGSPATRRVAGPSPVTQPA; encoded by the coding sequence ATGCGTGGCGGCAAGCGTGCTGAGGAGATCGGGGAAGCCATCGACGACGCTCGCGTGGATCTACGCGACCTGGTCGGTCCGGTCCTGCTCGCGATTCTCGTCATCGAGGCCTCGTCGATCGTTCTCGTCGACGCGGTGTCGCCCGACGTCCCGGCGCTGGCACAGGTGGCGGTCGACCTCGGAATCGTCTTCGCGGTCTCGATCCCGCTCCTGTGGCTGATCGTCGGTCGCGCCATCGGGCGCCGGCTGGCTCGGGAGCGCCGAGTGGCGGCCGAGAAAGACGAGGCCCTGCGCGCCGAGATCGAGACCCGTCGCGACCACCAGCGAATGACCCGTGCAGTCGAGATCGCCGACGACGAAGCCGGCGTGCTCGATGTCGTCGCGCGCGCCACCGTCGAGGTGATGGGTGACGCCCCGGCGGAACTGCTGCTCGCCGACTCGAGCGACGCTCACCTGCGCCGCGCGATGACCACCGGTTCCGCGGTGCCCGGTTGCGGGGTGCGTTCGCCGCGGGAATGCATCGCGGTGCGCCACGGGCGTCCGCTCCGATTCTCATCGTCTGAACGGATCGACGCCTGCCCGCGGCTACGCGGGCGCGAGCTGGGGGCCTGTTCGGCGGCGTGCGTTCCCCTGACCGTGCTGTCCAAGTCCGTCGGCGTTCTCCACGTCGTCGGACCCGAGCACGAGCCCCCATCGGCTGCCGACACGGAGCGGCTCGGGTTCCTGATGGCCCAGACGGGCAACAGGCTCGGAATGATCCGTGCGCTGGCCGACAGTCAGCTGCAGGCGTCGACCGATCCGCTCACCGGCCTCGTGAATCGGCGCACATTCGACGAGGCGGCTACCAAGCTCGCCGAACGGGGCAGGTCCTTCGCCGTGGTCATGGCCGACCTCGACCACTTCAAGGATCTGAACGACACCTACGGGCACTCGACCGGCGACCGCGCGCTTCGGCTGTTCGCCTCGGTGCTGCGTCGCTCGGTCCGCACCGAGGAGGACGTCGTCGCCCGCCACGGTGGCGAGGAGTTCGTCCTGTTGCTGCCGGGGAGCGGGCGTGCGGCCGCCCTAGAGGTCGCAGAGCGGATACGGACCGAGCTCTCGGCCGCGCTCGGCGACGGCAGCCTGCCCATCTTCACCACCAGCCTCGGTGTCGCCGACTCGACCGATGCAGCCTCGGTCGCCGGGGTCGTCGCCGCCGCCGACGAGGCCCTCTACGCGGCCAAGACCTCTGGCCGTGATCGTGTCGTCGGGTATGACGCGGAACCATCCAGGGCGGAACCCGGCGTGTCGGATGCAGCCGAGACGGAAATCCGCGTCGACCAGGGAGGCGGCGATCCCCCCGGCTCGCCGGCGACCCGGCGCGTGGCCGGCCCGTCTCCCGTGACGCAGCCCGCCTAG
- the ald gene encoding alanine dehydrogenase, whose product MIIGVPREIKDSERRVGLSPASVAEAVGHEHTVLVETGAGEGSGFSDADYSAVGAEIEATARSVFERAELIVKVKEPQASERAMLGPRHTLFTYLHLAPDPDQARELMQSGATCIAYETVTDARGGLPLLAPMSQVAGRLAVQAGAHCLEGPQGGSGILLGGVPGVVPGHVVVIGGGVVGSNAIEMAIGLGADVTVLDRDAAVLGHLADRFGPALRTVYSTLSSLTQFVIAADLVIGAVLVPGAAAPKLVTAQHVSAMRPGSVVVDVAIDQGGCIETSHPTTHSHPTFVVDDVVHYCVANMPGAVPRTSTLALNNATLPFVMYLADHGIRAALRSSGPLRDGLNIHRGHVTEPAVAAALGVELVTDPDLS is encoded by the coding sequence GTGATCATCGGCGTTCCACGCGAGATCAAAGACTCCGAACGGCGGGTGGGACTGAGTCCCGCAAGCGTCGCCGAGGCGGTCGGCCACGAACACACCGTCCTGGTCGAGACGGGGGCCGGTGAGGGTTCGGGTTTCTCCGACGCGGACTACTCGGCGGTCGGGGCGGAGATCGAGGCCACGGCACGCTCGGTCTTCGAACGCGCCGAGCTCATCGTGAAGGTGAAGGAGCCCCAGGCCTCCGAGCGGGCGATGCTCGGCCCCCGGCACACGTTGTTCACGTACCTCCATCTGGCGCCCGACCCGGATCAGGCGCGCGAGCTGATGCAGTCGGGCGCAACGTGCATCGCATACGAGACGGTGACCGACGCCAGAGGGGGCCTCCCGCTGCTCGCTCCGATGTCGCAGGTGGCCGGCCGCCTCGCCGTGCAGGCCGGGGCCCACTGCCTCGAAGGCCCTCAGGGCGGCTCCGGGATTCTCCTCGGCGGCGTTCCCGGTGTCGTGCCCGGCCACGTCGTCGTGATCGGTGGCGGTGTCGTGGGGTCCAACGCGATCGAGATGGCGATCGGCCTCGGCGCCGACGTGACCGTCCTCGATCGCGACGCCGCGGTGCTCGGGCACCTCGCGGACCGGTTCGGTCCAGCGCTGCGGACGGTCTACTCGACGCTCTCGTCGCTGACGCAGTTCGTCATAGCGGCGGACCTCGTGATCGGTGCGGTTCTCGTGCCCGGCGCCGCGGCGCCGAAGCTGGTGACCGCGCAGCATGTGAGCGCAATGCGACCCGGGTCGGTGGTCGTGGACGTGGCCATCGATCAGGGAGGCTGCATCGAGACGTCGCATCCGACGACACACAGCCATCCGACCTTCGTGGTGGACGACGTCGTGCACTACTGCGTTGCGAACATGCCCGGTGCCGTGCCTCGTACGTCCACGCTGGCGTTGAACAACGCGACGCTCCCGTTCGTCATGTACCTCGCAGACCATGGAATCCGCGCCGCCCTGCGGAGCTCCGGGCCCCTGCGCGACGGGCTGAACATCCACAGGGGCCACGTGACCGAGCCCGCCGTCGCAGCTGCTCTGGGAGTGGAACTCGTCACAGACCCCGATTTGAGCTGA